Genomic window (Streptomyces sp. NBC_00078):
TGACCGGCGAGACCGTGATCGACCCCGCGCTGGCCGCCGCCGCGCTCAGCGCCGGGCCGAGCCCGCTCACCGCGCGCGAGTGCGACGTCCTCAAGGCGTCCGTGGACGGCGCGACGGTCGCCGACATCGCCGCGAAGCTGCATCTGTCCGAGTCGACGGTCCGCAACTACCTCTCGTCCGCGATCGGCAAGACGGGCACCCGCAACCGCATGGAGGCGATGCGGGAGGCCCGGCAGCAGGGGTGGCTGTGACAGCCGCGCCTACTTCGTCACGAACACCGACTTGAAGCCCGTACTCTTCGGCGCCAGGCACACGAACCAGTTGTCCGGGGACCCGTCGGCCGGGCGGATGCCCTGCTCCTGACGGGCATCCACGGCTTCCCCCGAAAGCCTGTGAAGCTTGGTGCGGGTGCCGTCCTGCCAGGTGCAGGTGACCTCCTGAGCGGACTTGCCAACCCGGCCGATCACCAGGCGCACGGGCCCCCCGGAAGCCGGCCGCAACCGGGCCGAGCCGGATTCCAGGTCCGTGTCCGCCAGCCTGCTCTCCTTGAGGAGCGTGCTGTAGATCACCAGCGACCGCTGGTCCCCATAGCTCCTGCGCACGAAGTAGGCGCTCTTGCCGATCAGGTCGGAGGCCTTGCGGATGTCCCCGGGGAATTCCCCGTACTCGGCCATGGCCACCAACTGGGTCTGCGCCTCCGCCGCATTGCGCGGTGCGCCCCACACGTTGATCCAGACGTCCCATTCCTTGCCGTCCTCGGTCCCCCTCGCCAGCGTCGTCGACTGCGGCTCGCCGAGCCGCGGCGCCGCGGTCGTCGGCGGGTGGGTGGCCACCTGCGCTCCCCGATGCCCGCCCCCGTCACCCGGCAGCCCCGCGAGCGCCAGCGTCCCCGTCGTCCCGACGATCGCCAGCGCCGCCGCCGTCGCCACCGCCCAGCGACGGGCCCTGCGCCGCCGGCCACCGCGGATCACCGCCTGGGTGGGGGCTATACCGATCTCGACCCCGTCCGCGGCGTCGGCGAGCAGGACGGCGATGTCGGTGTGCGTCATGTCGTGGTTCGTCTCCCGGTCCGCGCTCATCACTTACGCCCTCCCCCAGTCGTCACCATGTCCGCCAGTCCCGGTATGGCGCGGAGTTTCGCGATCCCCTTGGCCGCGTTGCTCTTCACCGCGCCGACGGAACAGCCCATCGCCTCCGCCGTCTGTGTCTCCGTGAGGTCCTCCCAGTACCGCAGGACCACCGCCTCCCGCTGCCGTACGGGCAGTTGGGCGAGCGCCGTCAGCAGGACGCCCCGGTCGTCGGCCTGGGCCATGCGGTCACCCGTGTCAGCGATCTCGCGCACCAGGCCCGAATCGTCCTTCGGCGCCAGGAACTCCCGCAGTTTCCTGCGGTGTTTGCGCGCATGCGCGTTGATCATCACGCGCCGTACGTACGCCTCCGGGTCGTCCGCCGAGCCGACCCGGCGCCAGGCCACGTAGACCTGTTCGAGCGTCGACTGGACGAGGTCCTCCGCGGCGTGCTGCTCCCCCGTGAGGAGATATGCCGTGCGCATCAGCCGCGGCCAGCGGCCGATGACAAAGCTCTGGAACTCCTTGTCCCGAGCCTCCTTGCGATCCCCCATGGGCACCTCCTAGATGTCTGAAGGAGTCCATGAGCGGCCCGGACCGTTGCCTCACTCCGCCGAGAATTTCCGCGGCCTCACTGCGCGGAGGTTCTCCGGGGCAGCCACACCAGCATCAGCACCGCCCCCGCGAGCAGCACCCCCGCCCCCGTGCGGAACACCAGCGCGTACCCCTCCGTGAGCGCCCCCGGAGCATCGCTCCCGGCCGACCGCGTCGCCGCGATGGTCGACATCACCGCGAGCCCCAGTGAACCGCCCATCGTGCGCGAGGTGTTGACCACCCCCGACACCAGTCCTGCCTCTCCGGGAGCCGCCCCCGCCGTGGCGAGCGCGGCGAGCGGGGTCGCCGTCAGGCCGGCCCCCAGCATCATCAGGATCCCCGGGATCATGATCTCCGTCGGATAGGCGCCCTCCGGCGTCATCATCGACTGCCAGCCGAAGCCGGCCGCCGCCACGACCGTCCCGAGCACGGCCACCTTGCGCGCGCCGAACACCGGCATGAACCGGGGCGCCGCCTTGGAGCCGACGAGCACCGCCAGGGAGCTGGGCACCAGCGCCAGCCCGGCCTCCAGCGGCGTGTAGCCGAGTACGTTCTGCGCGTACAGCGTCATGAAGAACCACATGCAGAACATCGCGGAGCCGCACAGGAACATCGCCGCGTTCGCCGACCACACGGCCCGTACCCGGAACAGCCCGAGCGGCATGAGCGGGACCGCCGTACGCGACTCGACGACCAGGAAGAGCGCGATCAGCGCGAGCCCGGCGGCCAACGGCACGAGCGTGTCCGCCGCCGTCCACCCCTCCGACTCCGTCTGCGAGATCCCGTACGCGAGGGTCGCGAGCCCTGCCGTCACCAGCACCGCACCCGGCAGATCGAGCCGCCGCCCGCCCCCGTTGCGGCTCTCCGCCAGCCATCGCGTCGCGCCGGCCAGCACGACCGCCCCGACCGGAACGTTGATCAGCAGTACCCACCGCCAGGACAGCCCGTCCACCAGCGCTCCGCCGACCAGCCCGCCCGCCGCTCCGCCACCGGCACCCACCGCGGTCCAGGTCGCTATCGCCCGCGCCCGCGCCGCCCCCTCCGGGACCGCCGAGGTGAGGATCGTCAGCGTCGACGGCGCGAGCACCGCCGCCCCCAGCCCCTGCACGGCCCGCGCCACCAGCAGCTGCCCGCCTTCCTGCGCCAGCCCGCCGCCGAGCGAGGCCAGCGTGAACAGGGCGAGCCCCACCAGGAACATCCGCTTGCGCCCGTACAGGTCCCCGGCCCGCCCGCCGAGCAGCATGAAACCGGCGAAGGCGATCGCGTACGCGTTCACCACCCACTGCAGTCCCTGCGGGCTCAGCCCCAGGTCGGCCCGCATCGACGGCAACGCCACATTGACGACCGACACATCGAGCACGACCAGGAACTGTCCGGCGCAGGCGAGCGCCACGACCAGCCATGTGGGCGGCGCCGTACGGCGGGAGGAGGTCCGGGTGACGTCAGCGGCTTCCAGCATGCCTGTCATGCTCTCAACCCTGTTACGCCCCCTGCATCGGTATT
Coding sequences:
- a CDS encoding SigE family RNA polymerase sigma factor yields the protein MGDRKEARDKEFQSFVIGRWPRLMRTAYLLTGEQHAAEDLVQSTLEQVYVAWRRVGSADDPEAYVRRVMINAHARKHRRKLREFLAPKDDSGLVREIADTGDRMAQADDRGVLLTALAQLPVRQREAVVLRYWEDLTETQTAEAMGCSVGAVKSNAAKGIAKLRAIPGLADMVTTGGGRK
- a CDS encoding MFS transporter, whose protein sequence is MTGMLEAADVTRTSSRRTAPPTWLVVALACAGQFLVVLDVSVVNVALPSMRADLGLSPQGLQWVVNAYAIAFAGFMLLGGRAGDLYGRKRMFLVGLALFTLASLGGGLAQEGGQLLVARAVQGLGAAVLAPSTLTILTSAVPEGAARARAIATWTAVGAGGGAAGGLVGGALVDGLSWRWVLLINVPVGAVVLAGATRWLAESRNGGGRRLDLPGAVLVTAGLATLAYGISQTESEGWTAADTLVPLAAGLALIALFLVVESRTAVPLMPLGLFRVRAVWSANAAMFLCGSAMFCMWFFMTLYAQNVLGYTPLEAGLALVPSSLAVLVGSKAAPRFMPVFGARKVAVLGTVVAAAGFGWQSMMTPEGAYPTEIMIPGILMMLGAGLTATPLAALATAGAAPGEAGLVSGVVNTSRTMGGSLGLAVMSTIAATRSAGSDAPGALTEGYALVFRTGAGVLLAGAVLMLVWLPRRTSAQ